AGCAACTCCCCCAGGACGAAACCCGCGTCTACCGGCTGCAGACCGATGACGGTCAGCGCATCATCGGCCGCCGAGTCTCGCCCGCCTGGGTCGCGACCACGCTGGCAGACGACGGCCCGAAGCTTACGGCTGCTGAGGTCCATGCCCTCGTTCTCGAGGGCAAGACCGTCGTGCGTCTGGCCGAGGGGATGAAGTTGCATCGCTCCCGCGTCATGGGCGTGAACCGGATCGAGCTTTCGGGCTTCACGGAAGCTCATAAGGATCGCCTCAAGGCGGATGGCTTCTTTTCGGAAATCATCGCGTGGAAGCTGCGGCTGTTCTGCCCCACCGATCCTTCCGGGATCGCGGTCCTCAAGCGGCTGCTTGCGCGTTTTGCGGTCTCTGGTCTACACGCACGCATTGGTTGAATTGTGTGATCATGTCATTGGAAACAGAAGACCTCTTGCGTGAGCTTTCGTCCCATGCCGAAAGTGTTTGTCGTCATTACCTTCCCGCTGGACGGCGGGAAGGCTCCTACTGGATCGTTGGCGATCTGCAGAACAATCCCGGTCGATCGCTGTTCGTGCGGTTGACCGGCCCCACATCGGGGCCGGGTGCCGCCGGCAAGTTCACCGATGGCGCGACCGGTGAACATGGTGATCTCCTCGATATCATCCGCGAGCGCACCGGGATCTCCCGCTTTCCCGACCTTCTCGCCGAGGCGCGAGCGCATCTTGGCCGTCCGGCGCCGGTTCTCCAGGATGGTCCTTCCCCGAGAAAATCAAAATCCCCCGGCGGCACGCCAGAGGCAGCGGCGCACTTGTTTGCGGCCTCGGTGCCGGTCGCAGGCACGCTTGCGGAAACCTATCTCCGCTCTCGGGGCATCACCCTTGGTGGCAGTGTGAGCGCCTTTCGCTTCCACCCGAAGTGCTGGCATCGGGATGAGGGCCAGACCAAGAGCATTCCCCGACCAGCGCTGATCGCTGCGGTCACCGATGGGGCAGGGGCCTTGCAGGGTGTGCATCGCACTTGGCTTGCACCTGACGGCCAAGGCAAGGCGGCAGTCGAGACGCAGCGGCGGGCCATG
This portion of the Neotabrizicola shimadae genome encodes:
- a CDS encoding DUF7146 domain-containing protein, which encodes MSLETEDLLRELSSHAESVCRHYLPAGRREGSYWIVGDLQNNPGRSLFVRLTGPTSGPGAAGKFTDGATGEHGDLLDIIRERTGISRFPDLLAEARAHLGRPAPVLQDGPSPRKSKSPGGTPEAAAHLFAASVPVAGTLAETYLRSRGITLGGSVSAFRFHPKCWHRDEGQTKSIPRPALIAAVTDGAGALQGVHRTWLAPDGQGKAAVETQRRAMGHLLGNAVRLTLCDDILVVGEGIETMLSVREAAPGLPVWAALSSGHLGAVLLPEGLRRLYIAIDRDPAGQRAAERLSARATEVGIAAHVLEPRLGDFNDDLRADGPAELRQHLAKQIGPEDLQRLDI